Proteins encoded together in one Bombiscardovia nodaiensis window:
- a CDS encoding haloacid dehalogenase, with the protein MSEKDEPSGRQISNIVFDFGGVLLNWDPRLALEGFYPDGVIDMVLDRRDEWGFWRFNDLCDSGWSQEKILADYESDHGPAVAWVLRTYFDHLDRSLTSVIPGMDQLVRELSAAGLHLWGLTNASRESVDAGLEKFEILRLMEGIVVSADECLRKPDPLIYQVMLRRFRITAEQTLFIDDRPENVRAAQALGIHSLLFTGADQIKRDLRQLGIEC; encoded by the coding sequence ATGAGCGAAAAAGATGAGCCCAGCGGCAGACAGATCAGCAACATTGTGTTTGACTTCGGCGGCGTGCTGCTGAATTGGGACCCGCGCTTGGCTCTGGAGGGCTTCTACCCGGACGGGGTCATTGACATGGTCCTGGACCGGCGGGACGAGTGGGGCTTTTGGCGTTTTAACGACCTGTGCGACTCGGGCTGGAGTCAGGAGAAGATTCTGGCGGACTACGAGAGTGACCACGGGCCTGCGGTAGCTTGGGTCCTGCGCACGTATTTTGACCACCTTGACCGCTCCTTGACTTCCGTGATTCCTGGCATGGATCAGCTCGTGCGTGAGCTGAGTGCGGCTGGCCTGCACTTGTGGGGGCTGACCAACGCCTCTAGGGAATCCGTCGATGCTGGCCTGGAAAAGTTCGAGATCCTGCGCCTGATGGAGGGCATTGTGGTCTCGGCCGACGAGTGCCTGCGCAAACCCGACCCGCTCATCTACCAAGTCATGCTCCGCCGCTTCCGCATCACAGCCGAGCAAACCCTGTTTATCGATGACCGCCCAGAGAATGTGCGTGCCGCCCAAGCCCTGGGAATTCACAGCCTCCTCTTCACCGGCGCCGACCAGATCAAGCGCGACCTGCGCCAGCTGGGCATCGAGTGTTGA
- a CDS encoding DNA-binding response regulator, with translation MNTELKGLPAQQGSADSQHGALTQAREGEDTMKAVTASATGGHSTANQANESHEPTGQAAQADSTPTSASGKQPIRIGVVDDHEMFRAGVIATLQPYFDIVGQAADVDSSIAMIGQTQPDVVLLDVHVPGGQGGGGAEILARSQPLAPRSVFLALSVSDSPQDVGSVIRSGARGYVTKTISASDLVSSIRQVHEGYAVFSPKLAGFVLSAFQEGGSGEDTPAHDDELDRLSAREQEVMRLIARGYTYREVAAELFISAKTVETHVSSVLRKLQLSNRSELTRWAADRRIV, from the coding sequence GTGAACACGGAGTTGAAAGGACTACCCGCTCAGCAGGGCTCAGCTGACAGCCAGCACGGCGCACTGACTCAAGCTAGAGAGGGCGAGGACACTATGAAAGCAGTAACAGCGAGCGCAACGGGCGGGCACAGCACGGCCAACCAAGCCAACGAATCTCACGAACCTACCGGGCAAGCAGCGCAGGCAGACAGCACACCAACCAGCGCAAGCGGCAAGCAGCCCATCCGCATCGGCGTGGTTGACGACCATGAGATGTTTCGAGCTGGCGTCATCGCCACCCTCCAACCTTACTTCGACATCGTGGGTCAGGCGGCCGATGTGGACAGCTCCATCGCCATGATCGGCCAAACGCAGCCCGATGTGGTGCTCTTAGACGTGCATGTTCCTGGCGGTCAGGGCGGTGGCGGCGCCGAAATCTTAGCCCGCTCCCAGCCCCTGGCCCCGCGCTCAGTATTTTTGGCGCTCTCGGTCTCCGACTCCCCGCAAGATGTGGGCTCAGTCATCCGCTCCGGGGCCCGCGGCTACGTGACGAAAACAATTTCCGCCTCCGACCTGGTTTCCTCCATCCGCCAGGTGCACGAAGGCTACGCGGTTTTCTCGCCGAAATTGGCCGGATTCGTACTCTCCGCCTTCCAAGAGGGCGGCTCAGGCGAGGACACCCCAGCCCACGACGACGAGCTAGACCGCCTCTCCGCCCGGGAGCAAGAGGTCATGCGCCTGATCGCCCGCGGCTACACCTACCGGGAGGTGGCCGCCGAGCTTTTCATCTCAGCCAAGACCGTAGAGACCCACGTCTCCTCCGTTCTGCGCAAGCTCCAGCTCTCCAACCGCTCAGAACTGACCCGCTGGGCCGCCGACCGCCGGATCGTGTAG
- a CDS encoding histidine kinase, which yields MAARDPQQQAPYPGNTGQGSAAGSAQAAYGAGPTPAWQASGPPPLWPARLPLMRPKYGRVLCGVCRGISLHLGLKVSWVRLAMFALIFAFGLGIVAYIFLWIVIPAGDPLAAAQQMAAAPGSQPLSHGNASLSASEGHQADGSESKTAAGSSEGLSEIVHHASKPALLIGFGALLLAGAIFLGQAGVHVRLIAPAVLLGAGVVVAWLHIGERQGRFWTLAVSGALILAALAAYVFPSFPWNQAWQMMVLALALLCAVAIILAPWASSLLQRLSSEQAQKEREEERADMAAHLHDGVLQTLALIQLNADDPQTVFTLARGQERDLRNWLYQERTPSDRSVSSGLKEIAAYIEDEHGKPIDVVTVGDALPSAQSDALLDAAQQALINAVTHGGEPISLYCEAGRGKVEVFVRDHGDGFDPKAVPPDRLGIRESIIGRIERRGGTVEIVSRPHWGTEVRMHMPISAASNQTQGKQTQGKQASSPAESTQPKPQSGPPTGSTPTQGGTK from the coding sequence TTGGCCGCCCGAGACCCCCAGCAGCAGGCGCCATACCCCGGCAATACCGGTCAGGGCTCCGCTGCTGGCAGCGCTCAGGCCGCCTACGGAGCAGGTCCAACCCCCGCCTGGCAAGCGTCCGGCCCGCCTCCCCTGTGGCCAGCCCGCCTGCCGCTCATGCGCCCCAAGTACGGCCGGGTCCTGTGCGGGGTCTGCCGGGGAATCAGCCTGCACCTCGGCCTCAAGGTCTCCTGGGTGCGCCTGGCCATGTTCGCGCTCATCTTCGCTTTCGGACTGGGCATCGTGGCCTATATCTTCTTGTGGATTGTCATTCCCGCCGGCGACCCTCTTGCCGCAGCCCAGCAGATGGCGGCAGCGCCCGGCAGCCAACCCCTCTCCCACGGCAACGCCTCTCTCAGCGCCAGCGAAGGTCACCAGGCCGACGGGAGCGAGAGCAAGACCGCTGCAGGCAGCTCTGAGGGCTTGAGCGAGATCGTCCATCACGCATCAAAGCCAGCCCTCCTTATAGGCTTCGGCGCCCTGCTCCTGGCTGGAGCCATCTTCCTGGGGCAGGCGGGCGTACACGTTCGCCTGATTGCCCCCGCAGTATTGCTGGGGGCGGGAGTGGTTGTGGCCTGGCTGCATATTGGCGAGCGCCAAGGCCGCTTCTGGACGCTGGCCGTGAGCGGAGCCCTGATTTTGGCAGCTCTGGCAGCCTATGTCTTCCCCAGCTTCCCCTGGAATCAAGCCTGGCAGATGATGGTTTTGGCCCTGGCCCTCTTGTGCGCTGTAGCCATTATTTTGGCTCCCTGGGCCAGTAGCCTCCTCCAGCGCCTGAGCTCCGAGCAAGCGCAAAAAGAGCGCGAAGAAGAACGAGCCGATATGGCCGCCCACTTGCACGACGGCGTACTGCAAACGTTGGCACTCATCCAGCTCAACGCTGACGACCCCCAGACCGTCTTCACCCTGGCCCGCGGCCAGGAGCGCGACCTGCGCAACTGGCTCTACCAGGAGCGCACGCCCTCCGACCGCTCGGTCAGCTCGGGTCTGAAAGAAATCGCTGCCTACATAGAAGATGAGCACGGCAAGCCCATTGACGTAGTGACCGTGGGAGATGCCCTCCCCTCGGCCCAGAGCGACGCCCTGCTCGACGCGGCCCAGCAGGCGCTCATCAACGCCGTCACCCACGGCGGCGAACCCATCTCCCTCTACTGCGAAGCGGGCCGAGGCAAGGTGGAAGTCTTTGTGCGCGACCACGGCGACGGGTTTGACCCCAAGGCCGTGCCACCCGACCGCTTAGGCATTCGTGAGTCCATCATTGGGCGCATCGAGCGCAGGGGCGGTACAGTGGAGATAGTCTCCCGCCCCCACTGGGGCACCGAAGTGCGTATGCATATGCCCATATCGGCAGCCAGCAATCAGACGCAGGGCAAGCAAACACAGGGCAAGCAGGCCAGCAGCCCAGCGGAGAGCACCCAGCCCAAGCCGCAGTCCGGACCGCCGACCGGGAGCACCCCTACGCAGGGAGGAACGAAGTGA
- a CDS encoding peptidase S9 yields the protein MHILKRLGIALLSFLVLLGLAAGLGALMDPHWRVEPYQPHISLPTADTSIVSRRGLTTTEGHYQTKETHVTVRLSQQVTINALVREPVDAPGGHPACLFIHGAGTGRASEVYGDLASALASAGITTLVPDKRLDTYTTFHRDYPAMAADYNKSLELLRSWPGVDPSKTGLYSESEGTWIASVMTANDPQLAFSIMTSPPVYPGRDQMSMAVSSYLDLIGAPSGLREQIPKLLGLNFAPLGLEYADFDPLPNWDKLKAPTLVNFGTEDASMPIEQGARELQERTKRAGNTNVTVRYYPTNHQMRVGSRLSKPGLPLEEHYTHNLEDWINAVALGAQTGDWSTPLVAGSQPRQLYRVPTSTRAGLVKSIGGLMVLLAASLTLPLLAALGALCLGVAGLARRRLRGQSSPRARFGKGISALLWASGAFGLLTLGALLTYIIFIVARAMSLEPINRLQAAYWPALRVLSLLWLVLLACLVSQLISNWLQARKSAQPGPSSALMACHARQSPHTRSRQPVLARGWGHWLVLILALLGLVCCLLSFAFWGMFSL from the coding sequence GTGCACATTTTGAAGCGTCTGGGCATTGCTCTGCTCTCTTTTCTGGTTCTGCTAGGACTCGCAGCGGGCCTAGGTGCCCTGATGGACCCCCACTGGCGGGTAGAGCCCTACCAGCCGCACATAAGCCTTCCTACGGCTGACACTTCCATCGTCTCCCGTAGGGGACTGACCACGACTGAGGGGCACTACCAGACCAAGGAAACGCACGTCACGGTTCGGCTCAGCCAGCAGGTAACCATCAACGCCCTGGTGCGCGAACCTGTCGACGCTCCTGGCGGCCACCCGGCCTGCCTTTTTATTCACGGGGCTGGCACCGGTAGGGCCTCAGAAGTCTACGGGGACTTGGCTTCTGCCTTGGCCTCCGCCGGTATCACCACGCTGGTGCCGGACAAGCGCTTGGACACCTACACCACCTTCCACCGGGACTATCCGGCCATGGCCGCCGACTACAACAAATCATTGGAGCTCCTGCGCTCCTGGCCCGGCGTGGACCCGAGCAAAACCGGCCTCTACTCCGAATCTGAGGGCACCTGGATTGCTTCGGTGATGACAGCCAACGACCCCCAGCTGGCCTTCAGCATCATGACCTCGCCGCCGGTCTACCCGGGCCGGGACCAGATGTCCATGGCCGTGAGCTCCTATCTCGATTTGATTGGTGCCCCATCCGGCCTGCGCGAGCAAATTCCCAAGCTCCTAGGGCTCAACTTCGCTCCCTTGGGCTTGGAATATGCGGACTTTGACCCCTTGCCCAACTGGGACAAGCTCAAGGCTCCTACTCTGGTGAACTTCGGCACCGAAGATGCCTCCATGCCCATCGAGCAGGGGGCCCGGGAGCTGCAAGAGCGAACCAAGCGCGCCGGGAATACGAACGTCACCGTGCGCTACTACCCCACCAACCACCAAATGCGGGTGGGCAGCCGCTTGTCCAAGCCCGGCCTACCCCTGGAGGAGCATTACACACACAATTTGGAGGACTGGATCAACGCTGTCGCCCTAGGCGCTCAGACCGGCGACTGGTCTACTCCCCTGGTGGCGGGCTCCCAGCCCCGGCAGCTCTACAGGGTGCCGACGAGCACTCGCGCCGGCTTAGTCAAGTCAATCGGCGGGCTCATGGTCCTCCTGGCGGCGAGCCTTACCCTACCGCTCCTAGCAGCCTTGGGGGCGCTCTGCCTGGGCGTGGCAGGGCTGGCCCGGCGGCGGCTCAGGGGGCAGTCAAGTCCAAGAGCTCGCTTTGGCAAGGGCATCAGCGCGCTCCTATGGGCTTCAGGGGCTTTCGGGCTCCTCACGCTCGGCGCTCTCCTAACCTATATTATCTTCATAGTTGCTCGGGCCATGAGCCTGGAGCCCATCAACCGCCTGCAGGCTGCCTACTGGCCAGCCCTTCGGGTGCTCTCCCTGCTCTGGCTGGTCCTCCTGGCCTGCCTAGTCAGCCAGCTCATCAGCAACTGGCTACAGGCGCGCAAGAGCGCCCAACCGGGCCCATCCAGTGCGCTCATGGCCTGCCACGCCAGGCAATCTCCTCATACTAGAAGCAGGCAGCCAGTCCTAGCCCGCGGCTGGGGGCACTGGTTGGTGCTGATCCTAGCGCTGCTGGGGCTGGTCTGCTGCCTGCTCTCATTTGCCTTTTGGGGTATGTTCAGCCTCTAA
- a CDS encoding hypothetical protein (frameshifted, insertion/deletion at around 592099), whose translation MPNLPAVPDTGLRGQFRFLKRRGPWVILLAVFTGNAGIFCWWSYVSPWLSHVGGWSSGTVSLLMMLAGFGMVVGGIAGGALSDRWRHAGSAALGQFISFTGLSLVFLVPGSHLSTAILTFWVAFGLFFVSTPQQILMVEAGQGGGELIGGATIQVAFNFGNAVGSSLGGGALTLSGMNYHYPALAGAPLALVAVLLLLLYSHKLETDTDAISRLQPIEV comes from the coding sequence GTGCCCAACCTACCAGCCGTGCCCGATACCGGCCTGCGCGGACAGTTCCGCTTCCTCAAGCGCCGGGGCCCCTGGGTAATTTTGCTGGCCGTATTCACCGGCAACGCCGGCATTTTCTGCTGGTGGTCCTACGTCTCTCCCTGGCTCAGCCATGTGGGCGGATGGTCGAGCGGCACCGTGTCCCTGCTCATGATGCTGGCCGGTTTCGGCATGGTGGTCGGCGGCATAGCGGGCGGGGCACTGAGCGACCGCTGGCGGCACGCCGGTTCCGCAGCCCTGGGGCAATTTATATCGTTTACCGGCTTGAGTTTGGTCTTCTTAGTTCCCGGCTCCCACCTCTCCACTGCCATCCTCACCTTCTGGGTGGCTTTCGGCCTTTTCTTCGTCTCCACCCCCCAGCAAATACTCATGGTTGAGGCAGGCCAGGGCGGCGGCGAGCTGATTGGCGGCGCCACTATCCAGGTCGCCTTCAACTTCGGCAACGCAGTAGGCTCCTCCCTGGGCGGCGGTGCCCTGACGCTCTCCGGCATGAACTACCACTACCCCGCCCTAGCCGGTGCCCCCCTAGCCCTGGTCGCCGTGCTTCTCCTCCTGCTCTACTCCCACAAGCTAGAGACCGATACCGATGCCATCTCCCGCCTGCAACCCATAGAGGTATAG
- a CDS encoding putative HTH-type transcriptional regulator has translation MAGMTTYSIADVSSMMGISAYTLRYYEKIGLLSFVKRDINGVREFEDKDVLTLNTVRCLKDTGMPLKDIKHYLELVGDGLDSAEERRDMFAEQKTRVEQEISDLQQALETIKTKLHYYQEAVDRQRLDVCQDERAELLHKILSENK, from the coding sequence GTGGCGGGAATGACAACATATAGCATTGCAGATGTCAGCTCCATGATGGGCATAAGCGCCTACACCCTGCGCTACTACGAAAAAATCGGACTACTCTCCTTCGTCAAGCGCGACATAAACGGCGTGCGGGAGTTCGAAGACAAAGATGTGCTCACGCTCAACACGGTTCGCTGCTTAAAAGACACTGGCATGCCGCTGAAAGACATTAAGCATTACCTTGAGCTCGTCGGCGATGGACTCGATTCGGCTGAAGAGCGCCGAGACATGTTCGCCGAGCAAAAAACTCGGGTAGAGCAAGAGATCAGCGACTTGCAGCAGGCACTCGAAACTATCAAAACGAAGCTGCATTATTATCAGGAAGCTGTGGACCGCCAGCGTTTAGACGTGTGCCAGGACGAGCGGGCTGAACTCCTGCACAAAATTCTCTCTGAGAATAAATAA
- a CDS encoding NADPH-dependent F420 reductase — protein MAKIVVIGTGNVGSGIRQAAAAQHHEVVSLNTSSQLEDGRNAIASADFIFIAIPFAAVVDLPQGWKDETRGRIVVDATNPLTADFANLTVGFSDSAGEQVAAALPGAQVVKALNAVLAPNQDPSAFPTGSIFVPVAGEESAAKSVTDLLNGLGFDAQVVGDLSCSRYLEPLAELMIHLAYMEGQGTGIALQLMRA, from the coding sequence ATGGCGAAGATCGTGGTAATTGGCACGGGAAATGTTGGAAGCGGTATTAGGCAAGCTGCCGCTGCCCAGCATCATGAGGTGGTATCGCTCAATACTTCCAGTCAGCTTGAAGACGGTCGCAATGCCATTGCAAGCGCTGATTTTATCTTCATTGCTATTCCTTTTGCGGCTGTAGTAGACCTGCCGCAAGGGTGGAAAGATGAGACTCGTGGGCGAATCGTAGTCGACGCAACAAACCCTCTAACAGCTGATTTTGCGAACTTAACGGTGGGGTTCTCTGATTCGGCTGGCGAACAGGTTGCTGCTGCTCTGCCCGGTGCGCAGGTTGTTAAGGCTCTGAACGCTGTCCTCGCCCCCAATCAAGACCCAAGCGCATTTCCCACAGGGTCTATCTTTGTGCCCGTCGCTGGTGAGGAATCGGCAGCTAAGAGTGTGACTGATTTGTTGAACGGCTTGGGCTTCGACGCGCAGGTTGTTGGCGACTTGAGCTGCTCGCGTTACTTGGAGCCCTTGGCTGAGTTGATGATTCACTTGGCGTATATGGAAGGTCAAGGAACCGGTATTGCCCTGCAGTTGATGCGTGCTTAA
- a CDS encoding hypothetical protein (frameshifted, insertion/deletion at around 592099) produces the protein MKKSLIALAAGAFALGAAEFVMMGILPQTAHAMSVSIPQAGHFISSYAIGVCVGTLMLVFGRKLPPKSLVLIFMVLIVVGNTFSALSANAGMLIVARFIAGLPHGAFFGTAAYIAKLTAEPGKEAQAMAVTVTGQTVANMLGVPGAPSCRNTCLGGPLSHFWPSGEPPPSSWSCGGCPTYQPCPIPACADSSASSSAGAPG, from the coding sequence ATGAAAAAGAGTTTAATTGCACTGGCGGCGGGGGCCTTTGCCCTGGGAGCGGCGGAGTTTGTGATGATGGGGATCCTGCCCCAGACCGCTCATGCCATGAGCGTGTCCATCCCGCAGGCCGGCCATTTTATTTCCTCTTACGCGATTGGCGTGTGCGTGGGCACGCTCATGCTCGTCTTCGGCCGCAAACTGCCTCCCAAGAGCCTGGTGCTCATTTTCATGGTCCTGATCGTAGTGGGCAACACGTTCTCGGCGCTTTCCGCCAACGCCGGAATGCTCATTGTGGCGCGCTTTATAGCCGGGCTCCCCCACGGCGCCTTCTTCGGCACCGCCGCCTACATAGCCAAGCTCACCGCTGAGCCAGGCAAGGAAGCCCAGGCCATGGCAGTGACCGTGACCGGGCAGACGGTTGCGAACATGCTCGGCGTGCCCGGGGCACCCTCCTGTCGGAATACCTGTCTTGGCGGGCCGCTTTCGCATTTTTGGCCATCTGGGGAGCCGCCACCATCATCCTGGTCCTGCGGTGGGTGCCCAACCTACCAGCCGTGCCCGATACCGGCCTGCGCGGACAGTTCCGCTTCCTCAAGCGCCGGGGCCCCTGGGTAA
- a CDS encoding zinc-dependent alcohol dehydrogenase, translating to MQGWQLNRTNEPLELVTKPDPEPGPGEVLIGVKAAGLCHTDVGMLHDPGWMSKISAPVILGHECAGVVQKIGPEVSGFQVGDRVGVAPLDAKTGKTIGAQRDGAYSDVCLVGVDQLIHLPDNVSFEQGAAATDAGMSSYHPLFKVGGATKGMKVGIIGVGGLGQFAANMALIAGCDVSVADTSAQAREWARGIGIEKVYEQITDMAQDDVELIVDFAGFGSTTRDAISAVRSGGLVILVGMGKLEATIDTGDLIVRNITLRGNNGGTAQDIADVYGYFQTGKMHPTLTATSFDKIPEGLDRLEQGAVSGRLIAVRD from the coding sequence ATGCAAGGTTGGCAATTAAATCGTACCAATGAACCGCTCGAACTCGTGACTAAGCCCGATCCAGAGCCAGGTCCTGGCGAAGTACTCATCGGCGTCAAGGCCGCAGGCTTGTGCCACACAGATGTGGGCATGTTGCACGACCCGGGGTGGATGTCGAAAATTAGCGCACCGGTCATCTTGGGCCACGAGTGTGCGGGCGTGGTGCAAAAAATTGGCCCGGAGGTCTCTGGTTTTCAGGTGGGCGACCGGGTGGGAGTGGCACCGCTGGACGCCAAAACGGGCAAGACCATAGGCGCTCAGAGAGACGGCGCGTACTCAGACGTGTGCTTGGTTGGTGTTGACCAGTTGATTCACCTGCCTGACAACGTGAGCTTTGAGCAGGGGGCGGCCGCCACGGATGCCGGCATGTCCTCCTACCACCCGCTCTTCAAGGTGGGCGGCGCAACAAAGGGCATGAAAGTAGGCATTATTGGCGTGGGCGGACTGGGCCAGTTTGCCGCTAATATGGCGCTCATTGCAGGCTGCGATGTCAGCGTGGCCGACACTAGCGCACAGGCACGCGAGTGGGCGCGCGGAATCGGCATTGAGAAGGTCTACGAACAAATTACGGACATGGCCCAAGACGATGTGGAGCTAATAGTTGACTTCGCAGGCTTTGGCAGCACTACTCGGGACGCAATTTCAGCGGTGCGGTCCGGCGGCTTAGTGATTCTGGTGGGCATGGGCAAGTTGGAGGCGACCATCGACACCGGAGATTTGATTGTGCGCAACATCACCTTGCGGGGCAACAATGGCGGTACGGCCCAAGATATAGCCGATGTGTACGGCTACTTCCAGACCGGCAAGATGCACCCCACCCTGACGGCGACTAGCTTCGACAAGATTCCTGAGGGGCTAGACCGCCTGGAGCAAGGTGCGGTGAGTGGCCGTCTGATTGCAGTTCGGGATTAG
- a CDS encoding LysR family transcriptional regulator — protein sequence MIEIKTLEIFLAAAQEENFSRAAEKLFLPQSVVSEHIKRLERELGVQLFDRSHRNAQLTATGRTATTLALAVVKDLDALRLGVKNSQDTRQTTGLRLVIGKGMAQKVAHIASRLRADNIFLHITEAEPAQRVAMIEEGRADAAILRGRRASQMDHAEHVWDDIVVAAVNAAHPSFGSPTIAVQSLQNTSLALVPRRGNPMLVDLISKQVFTDSSAMRRALPFTSTEITFAQMAVSDEPLWAPIYLGYESEHTYEGIWSAPIEPTLRLPAYLLPSAQARATNQQSIDALLKACQHI from the coding sequence ATGATTGAAATCAAAACGTTGGAGATTTTTCTGGCTGCAGCTCAGGAGGAAAACTTTAGCCGAGCCGCCGAAAAGCTCTTTCTCCCTCAATCGGTAGTAAGCGAACATATTAAACGTTTAGAACGCGAACTTGGAGTCCAGCTCTTTGACCGCTCTCACCGCAACGCACAGCTCACTGCCACTGGCCGAACAGCCACTACCCTAGCCTTAGCTGTTGTGAAAGACCTCGATGCCCTACGACTCGGCGTAAAAAACAGCCAGGACACAAGACAGACTACCGGCTTGCGCCTCGTGATAGGCAAAGGCATGGCTCAAAAGGTGGCTCACATTGCAAGTAGGCTACGAGCAGACAACATTTTCTTGCATATCACCGAAGCCGAGCCAGCGCAACGGGTGGCAATGATTGAGGAGGGCAGAGCCGACGCAGCTATCCTCCGAGGCCGCCGGGCAAGCCAAATGGACCATGCCGAGCATGTGTGGGACGACATTGTAGTCGCAGCAGTCAACGCAGCCCACCCCTCCTTCGGCAGCCCTACCATAGCGGTTCAATCACTACAAAACACCTCTTTAGCCTTGGTTCCCCGCAGGGGCAACCCCATGCTAGTTGACCTCATCAGCAAGCAAGTCTTTACGGACAGCTCAGCCATGCGGCGAGCCCTGCCCTTCACCAGCACGGAAATTACCTTCGCCCAAATGGCGGTGAGTGATGAACCCCTATGGGCACCCATATATCTTGGCTACGAATCCGAACATACCTATGAGGGCATCTGGTCGGCCCCGATCGAACCGACCCTCAGACTGCCTGCTTATTTGCTACCATCCGCGCAAGCACGAGCCACAAATCAACAATCCATAGACGCCCTACTCAAAGCCTGCCAGCACATCTAA
- the ypiA gene encoding oxidoreductase — protein MTIANKTVLITGASSGIGESSARLLASKGARVVLGARRTDKLKEIVDSIAQDGGQAAYYKLDVTDPQQNKDFVVFAKEQFGSVDVMFLNAGLMPSSPLSALKTDEWNQMVDVNLKGVLNGIAAVLPEFVGQKSGQFITTSSVAGLKAYPNGAVYGATKWAVRDLMEVLRMESAMEGTHIRTATIYPAAIQTELLSTITDPGAKEAMNQTYDSYQITPDRVASVVAFAIDQPEDTNVSEFTIGPTIQPW, from the coding sequence ATGACTATTGCAAACAAAACAGTGTTAATCACTGGCGCTTCCTCGGGCATAGGCGAGTCGAGCGCCCGGCTCTTGGCCAGCAAGGGTGCCAGGGTAGTGCTGGGAGCGCGCCGGACCGACAAGCTCAAGGAGATTGTCGACAGCATTGCGCAAGACGGCGGGCAGGCGGCTTACTACAAGCTGGACGTGACCGACCCCCAGCAGAATAAGGACTTCGTGGTCTTTGCCAAGGAGCAGTTCGGCAGCGTGGACGTGATGTTCCTAAACGCCGGTCTCATGCCCTCTTCCCCACTCTCGGCCCTCAAAACCGACGAGTGGAACCAGATGGTGGATGTGAATTTGAAGGGCGTGTTGAACGGTATTGCCGCCGTCCTGCCTGAGTTCGTAGGCCAGAAGTCGGGCCAGTTCATCACGACCTCGTCCGTCGCGGGCCTGAAAGCCTATCCCAACGGCGCGGTCTACGGCGCTACCAAGTGGGCTGTGCGCGACCTGATGGAGGTGCTGCGCATGGAGTCCGCCATGGAGGGCACCCACATTCGCACGGCCACCATCTACCCGGCCGCCATCCAGACCGAGCTCCTGAGCACGATCACCGACCCAGGCGCCAAGGAAGCCATGAATCAGACCTACGACTCCTACCAGATCACGCCCGACCGCGTGGCCTCCGTCGTGGCCTTCGCCATCGACCAGCCCGAAGACACCAACGTCTCCGAGTTCACGATTGGCCCCACCATTCAGCCCTGGTAA